One genomic region from Candidatus Coatesbacteria bacterium encodes:
- a CDS encoding sigma-70 family RNA polymerase sigma factor encodes MRYSNRDNKSLKTYLDQAGNHRVLSRTELIELMEVAENTRNAIISNNLRLVISIAKRYMDRGLPLQDLIQEGNIGLIRAAEGYDPDKGTCFSTYATWWIRQAIERAIVNKRRTVRIPFDKDRQIKKIIRAREELIAESGDEPDAKQIAQRLRMPVEKVEKLLRLSHGTLSLDSTYGNYTNPLMDTISDDELMAPDDIWHDYLLKTAVRRAMDELTEREKRVLQYRFGFLDGEKHSLADTGNRLGYSTETIRQVELTALRKLRSTHHELAELLN; translated from the coding sequence ATGAGGTACAGCAATCGAGACAACAAGAGCTTGAAAACATATCTCGATCAGGCCGGTAATCACCGCGTGCTGTCACGCACGGAACTGATCGAGTTGATGGAAGTTGCCGAGAACACACGCAACGCAATTATTTCCAACAACCTGCGTTTGGTCATCTCCATCGCCAAACGCTACATGGATCGCGGCCTGCCGCTCCAGGACCTGATCCAGGAAGGCAACATCGGTCTGATCCGGGCCGCCGAGGGTTACGATCCCGACAAGGGCACCTGTTTCAGCACCTACGCCACCTGGTGGATCCGCCAGGCCATCGAGCGCGCCATCGTCAACAAGCGGCGCACCGTGCGCATCCCCTTCGACAAGGACCGCCAGATCAAGAAGATCATCCGGGCCCGCGAGGAGCTGATCGCCGAAAGCGGCGACGAACCCGACGCCAAGCAGATCGCCCAGCGGTTGCGCATGCCCGTGGAAAAGGTCGAGAAGCTGCTGCGCCTCTCCCACGGCACCTTGTCCCTGGACAGCACCTACGGCAACTACACCAACCCGCTGATGGACACCATCAGCGACGACGAGTTGATGGCTCCCGACGACATCTGGCACGATTACCTGCTCAAAACCGCCGTCCGGCGGGCCATGGACGAACTGACCGAACGCGAGAAGCGGGTGTTGCAGTACCGCTTCGGTTTCCTCGACGGCGAGAAGCACTCCCTGGCCGATACCGGCAATCGCCTGGGTTACTCCACGGAGACCATCCGCCAGGTCGAGCTGACAGCCCTGCGCAAGCTGCGCTCCACTCATCACGAGCTGGCCGAGCTGCTCAATTGA
- a CDS encoding deoxyribonuclease IV encodes MRFGMHVSTAPGLKKLADYAADIGAESYQIFVDSPSTWSYGDYDPDEAAAFRERRAELDQGPLVVHTGYLINLASAKNETIDKGKTALAKEFAKAALVGADYLVLHPGKHTGRGRRKGLELIIQGLDEVLATLDDTHPLLLLENSEGSGTALGVDFTELQALLEGLEERGRRVGICLDTAHLWGAGYDLSSRRSTRAVIDDFHETIGLDRLHCFHLNDSLKELDSRTDRHAYLGEGNIGLEAFRELVNDERLEHCAMILEKTGENKEHSRRLIAELKALHRE; translated from the coding sequence ATGCGCTTCGGCATGCACGTCTCGACGGCCCCGGGGCTGAAGAAGCTGGCCGACTACGCCGCCGACATCGGCGCCGAGAGCTACCAGATCTTCGTCGACAGCCCCTCGACCTGGAGCTACGGCGATTACGACCCCGACGAAGCCGCCGCCTTCCGCGAGCGCCGAGCCGAACTCGATCAGGGCCCCCTGGTGGTCCATACCGGTTACCTGATCAACCTGGCCAGCGCCAAAAACGAAACCATCGACAAGGGCAAGACGGCGCTGGCGAAGGAATTCGCCAAAGCCGCCCTCGTCGGCGCCGACTACCTGGTGCTCCACCCGGGCAAACACACCGGCCGGGGACGCCGGAAGGGGCTGGAGCTGATCATCCAGGGCCTGGACGAGGTCCTGGCTACCCTCGACGACACCCACCCCTTGCTGCTGCTGGAGAACTCCGAAGGTTCGGGAACGGCCCTCGGGGTGGACTTCACCGAACTGCAGGCCCTGCTCGAGGGTCTGGAAGAACGCGGCCGCCGAGTCGGCATCTGTCTGGACACCGCCCACCTGTGGGGCGCCGGGTACGATCTATCCAGCCGGCGGAGCACCCGGGCCGTCATCGACGATTTCCACGAGACCATCGGCCTGGATCGGCTGCACTGTTTCCACCTCAACGATTCGCTCAAGGAACTCGACTCCCGCACCGACCGCCATGCCTACCTCGGCGAGGGCAACATCGGTCTGGAGGCCTTCCGCGAACTGGTCAACGACGAGCGGCTCGAGCACTGCGCGATGATCCTGGAGAAAACCGGCGAGAACAAGGAGCACAGCCGACGGCTGATCGCCGAACTCAAGGCGCTGCACCGGGAATGA
- a CDS encoding LptF/LptG family permease yields the protein MQLQRSTVSELTLKRVEGRGLAVPWRLYGYILREHIGPFLFALVVATLVLILGQVFRMMELILNKGVPAQFALELFVLYLPAVLAYDVPMALMVGTLMAFGRLSADSEITAMKATGTSFLSLMVPSLALAVVFAVGMFFFNDRVLPEANHDFKNLLYDIQNKRPDINLREGVFINDFPGYLIYIEQLDDRSMEMAGVRINMPRGGRLEKIVTAARGRIETGEGGYIRLYLEEGEIQIKPMGSDAFRILHFDDYTIDIDADTELKREERLLRSDREMTVAMMEAKVNEFDLDRAMLARAAQIRKRQMLAGEELTPRHELLQNLTLAAGGYTPSEIRQIYNIREPLEQREMTPGSAKHGDKPGPEKIDFADRTPLAELSLPGSLEEGREAEIGATFEDAPAAEDDDGRAPPPGTGLYIDPLEQHLAMQRSGTDKPPIELFEDNGEKAEAGEAEEEAATAGIVRPEAIIDRSHSPEGITATLTVAERLAREERYLATRYRTLRSQMDKYELEIAKKYSISFACISFVLLGAPLGVMIRRKGKGIGFVTSIGFFFFYWVCLVGGEALGDGGDLNPWLAMWLPNIIFLGLASIFIYRAVNDIGITSRGVVSAVLRFFTREGPIGRWLDRRKRRRIERERGSSASAP from the coding sequence ATCCAGCTTCAGCGGAGCACCGTGAGCGAGCTGACCCTCAAGCGTGTGGAAGGACGCGGCCTGGCCGTCCCCTGGCGGCTCTACGGCTACATCCTGCGCGAGCACATCGGCCCCTTCCTTTTCGCCCTGGTGGTGGCCACCCTGGTGCTGATCCTGGGCCAGGTGTTCCGCATGATGGAGCTGATCCTCAACAAGGGCGTGCCGGCCCAGTTCGCCCTGGAGCTATTCGTTCTCTACCTGCCGGCCGTGCTGGCCTACGACGTGCCGATGGCCCTGATGGTCGGGACGTTGATGGCCTTCGGTCGCTTGTCGGCGGATTCGGAGATTACGGCGATGAAGGCCACGGGGACCAGCTTCCTCTCGCTGATGGTCCCCAGCCTGGCCCTGGCCGTGGTCTTCGCCGTGGGGATGTTCTTCTTCAACGATCGCGTGCTGCCCGAGGCCAACCACGACTTCAAGAACCTGCTCTACGACATCCAGAACAAGCGTCCGGACATCAACCTGCGTGAGGGTGTGTTCATCAACGACTTCCCGGGTTACCTGATCTACATCGAGCAGTTGGACGATCGCTCGATGGAGATGGCGGGGGTGCGGATCAACATGCCCCGGGGCGGGCGACTGGAGAAGATCGTCACCGCGGCCCGGGGACGCATCGAGACGGGCGAGGGCGGCTATATCCGGCTGTACCTCGAGGAAGGCGAGATCCAGATCAAGCCGATGGGTTCCGACGCCTTCCGGATTCTGCACTTCGACGACTACACCATCGACATCGACGCCGACACGGAGCTCAAGCGCGAGGAGCGTCTGCTGCGTTCGGATCGTGAGATGACCGTGGCGATGATGGAGGCCAAGGTCAACGAGTTCGATCTGGACCGGGCGATGCTGGCGCGGGCGGCGCAGATCCGCAAGCGGCAGATGCTGGCCGGGGAGGAGTTGACCCCGCGCCACGAGCTGCTGCAGAATCTGACCCTGGCCGCCGGGGGCTACACCCCGAGCGAGATCCGCCAGATATACAACATCCGCGAGCCCCTCGAGCAGCGCGAGATGACCCCGGGTTCGGCCAAACACGGCGACAAGCCGGGACCGGAGAAGATCGATTTCGCCGACCGTACGCCCCTGGCCGAGCTCAGCCTGCCGGGGAGCCTGGAGGAGGGGCGCGAGGCCGAGATCGGCGCGACGTTCGAGGACGCCCCCGCGGCCGAAGATGACGACGGCCGAGCTCCACCTCCGGGGACCGGCCTCTACATCGACCCCTTGGAGCAGCACCTGGCGATGCAGCGCTCCGGCACCGACAAACCGCCGATCGAGCTGTTCGAGGATAACGGCGAGAAAGCTGAAGCTGGCGAGGCGGAGGAGGAGGCCGCAACCGCCGGGATCGTCCGACCCGAGGCGATCATCGACCGCTCGCACTCGCCGGAGGGGATCACCGCCACCCTGACCGTCGCCGAGCGCCTGGCCCGGGAGGAGCGCTACCTGGCGACGCGCTATCGGACACTGCGCAGCCAGATGGATAAATACGAACTCGAGATCGCCAAGAAGTACTCCATCTCCTTCGCCTGCATCAGCTTCGTCCTCCTCGGCGCGCCGCTGGGGGTGATGATCCGCCGCAAGGGCAAGGGTATCGGTTTCGTGACGTCGATCGGTTTCTTCTTTTTCTACTGGGTCTGCCTGGTGGGCGGCGAGGCGTTGGGCGACGGCGGCGACCTCAACCCCTGGCTGGCGATGTGGCTGCCCAATATCATCTTCCTCGGGCTGGCGTCGATCTTCATCTACCGCGCCGTCAACGATATCGGCATAACCTCCCGCGGCGTGGTCTCGGCGGTGCTGCGTTTCTTCACCCGGGAAGGCCCCATCGGCCGCTGGCTGGACAGGCGCAAGCGGCGGCGCATCGAGCGCGAACGCGGCTCATCGGCTTCGGCGCCTTGA
- a CDS encoding alpha/beta fold hydrolase, whose translation MRRLVYLCLSAGLALALSACSSNGDETDSAVDGGTAEVEAVELEPPAEPPEPVWGGETTYLRSGDGTPVAAEWLSVEGAEPRGTVILIHMLGQERSDWSPLVQPLVESGFDVVGVDLRGHGQSKLNGSYADFTQEQWRAARADVRAALDYAIPDKPDPYFVCGASIGANLAFLEVAGDNRSAGVILLSPGKDYRGVRPAEGLEEYDDRPALLVAAEDDAFSAQTVRELAADLTNARVEVYPDGGHGTRLLSSRPEVRELIIDWLVQRLAER comes from the coding sequence ATGCGACGTCTAGTGTATTTGTGTTTGAGCGCTGGTCTGGCGCTGGCCCTGTCGGCCTGCTCCTCAAACGGCGACGAGACCGACTCCGCCGTCGACGGCGGTACCGCGGAAGTGGAGGCCGTCGAGCTGGAACCGCCGGCGGAACCCCCGGAGCCCGTTTGGGGCGGTGAGACGACCTATCTGCGTTCCGGCGACGGCACGCCCGTGGCCGCCGAGTGGCTCAGTGTGGAAGGCGCCGAGCCCCGGGGCACCGTGATCCTCATCCATATGCTGGGGCAGGAGCGCAGCGATTGGTCTCCCCTCGTCCAGCCCCTGGTGGAGAGCGGCTTCGATGTCGTGGGCGTCGATCTGCGCGGCCACGGACAATCGAAACTCAACGGCAGCTACGCCGACTTCACCCAGGAACAGTGGCGGGCGGCCCGCGCCGACGTCCGCGCCGCCCTGGATTATGCCATTCCCGACAAGCCCGATCCCTACTTCGTTTGCGGGGCCAGCATCGGCGCCAACCTGGCCTTTCTCGAGGTCGCCGGCGACAACCGATCCGCCGGGGTGATCCTGCTGAGCCCCGGTAAGGATTACCGCGGGGTCCGGCCCGCCGAGGGCCTCGAGGAATACGACGACCGCCCCGCCCTGCTGGTCGCCGCCGAGGACGACGCCTTCAGCGCCCAGACCGTCCGCGAGCTGGCCGCCGATTTGACCAACGCCCGCGTCGAGGTCTATCCCGACGGCGGTCATGGCACCCGGCTGTTGTCCAGCCGACCCGAGGTCCGCGAGCTGATCATCGACTGGCTCGTCCAGCGGCTGGCGGAGCGTTAG
- a CDS encoding bifunctional nuclease family protein — MNGIPRPGPLLWTLVVLTTALGAAAQTADHGYDEADLIRLDVRAVWQDPETGDYLLVFTERDGDRHLAMGIGQAEAVSIAIALDDYDFGRPLTHDLLVRIILTLNAGLERVIIDDVHEEAFYARLELRADDELRAIDCRPSDATALALRMEAPIYTTDELLERAREEQPAGSGADEI; from the coding sequence GTGAACGGCATCCCGCGCCCCGGACCCCTGCTTTGGACGCTGGTGGTCTTGACGACGGCGCTCGGCGCAGCGGCCCAGACCGCCGATCACGGCTACGACGAGGCCGACCTCATCCGTCTCGACGTCCGGGCCGTGTGGCAGGATCCCGAAACGGGCGACTATCTGTTGGTCTTTACCGAACGCGACGGGGACCGCCACCTGGCCATGGGCATCGGTCAGGCCGAGGCCGTCTCCATCGCCATCGCCCTGGACGATTATGACTTCGGCCGCCCCCTGACCCACGACCTGTTGGTCAGGATCATCCTGACCCTGAACGCCGGGTTGGAGCGGGTGATAATCGACGACGTCCACGAAGAGGCCTTTTACGCCCGCCTGGAACTGCGGGCCGACGACGAACTGCGGGCCATCGACTGCCGACCCTCCGACGCCACCGCCCTGGCGCTGCGGATGGAGGCGCCGATCTACACCACCGACGAACTCCTGGAACGGGCCCGGGAGGAACAACCGGCGGGCTCCGGCGCCGACGAGATTTAA
- a CDS encoding chromosome condensation protein CrcB — protein MPVVCVFRLTRSISLTLLKKVLLLFASGGAGTLGRFGLLLALRRLPAGRFTWPTIIVNFLGCFLVGLVVELAAERWQWDAHTSSIILIGFFGAFTTFSAVILEALRLGQSGDWLWAAGYIVVQNVLGLGGIIGGVNLGRVLA, from the coding sequence TTGCCGGTGGTTTGCGTATTCCGTTTGACGAGGAGCATATCTTTGACCCTGCTGAAGAAAGTCCTGCTCCTCTTCGCCTCAGGCGGCGCGGGCACTCTGGGCCGCTTCGGCCTGCTGCTGGCCCTGCGCCGGCTGCCTGCGGGCCGTTTCACCTGGCCGACGATCATCGTCAACTTCCTCGGCTGTTTCCTCGTAGGTTTAGTGGTGGAATTGGCGGCCGAGCGCTGGCAGTGGGACGCTCATACTTCGAGCATCATTCTGATCGGTTTCTTCGGCGCCTTCACCACCTTCTCGGCGGTGATCCTGGAGGCACTGCGTTTGGGTCAGAGCGGGGATTGGCTCTGGGCGGCGGGGTACATCGTGGTCCAGAACGTCCTGGGCTTGGGTGGTATCATCGGCGGTGTCAATCTGGGCCGGGTCTTGGCCTGA
- a CDS encoding pseudouridine synthase, whose translation MPQERLQKLIARAGVCSRRAAEKLIEAGRVSVDGVPASLGDKADPETQTIELDGKPLELPEDYHYLVFYKPRGIITSLEDEKGRRDIGDLLKSYPRRVFPVGRLDRDSEGLLLLTDDGTLAARLLHPRYHVIKRYLVTTRGRVTNKHLRELAAGVELEDGRTLPAGVKLLERAGDKTRFYIDLYEGRNRQIRRMCEHLGYRVLRLKRIKFGTLELKDLEPGRWRRLSPGEVKRLREELRGAGKGLRRFERRGGGTGGG comes from the coding sequence ATGCCGCAGGAGCGCCTACAGAAGCTGATCGCCCGCGCCGGGGTCTGCAGCCGCCGAGCCGCCGAGAAGCTCATCGAGGCCGGCCGGGTGAGCGTCGACGGCGTTCCGGCGAGCCTGGGCGATAAGGCGGACCCGGAGACCCAGACCATCGAACTGGACGGCAAACCCCTCGAACTGCCCGAGGATTACCACTACCTGGTCTTCTACAAGCCCCGGGGGATCATCACCAGCCTGGAGGACGAGAAGGGCCGGCGCGACATCGGCGACCTGCTGAAGAGCTACCCGCGCCGGGTCTTCCCGGTGGGGCGGCTGGACCGGGACAGCGAGGGCCTGCTGCTGCTGACCGACGACGGCACCCTGGCCGCCCGGTTGCTCCACCCGCGCTACCACGTGATCAAGCGGTATCTGGTGACGACACGCGGCCGGGTGACCAACAAGCATCTGCGCGAGTTGGCCGCCGGGGTCGAGCTGGAGGACGGCCGCACCCTGCCCGCCGGGGTCAAGCTGCTGGAGCGCGCCGGCGACAAGACCCGTTTCTACATCGACCTTTACGAGGGCCGCAACCGCCAGATCCGCCGGATGTGCGAGCACCTGGGCTACCGGGTGCTGCGGCTCAAGCGGATCAAGTTCGGCACCCTGGAGCTCAAGGACCTGGAGCCGGGCCGCTGGCGCAGGCTGTCGCCGGGCGAAGTCAAGCG
- a CDS encoding response regulator, protein MRYEELRETLQELLVDDRALRRQVLATITKLKSRLNKYQDAAARLRTLLKMSARLQATENLSDELNLICQVIIDIRAYRRAVITLLDDDLEVLGYGWAGLSHTEVSKLKSADPLRPEERRRIFDERFRIRNSYFIPYPESEQIFEREVGVESHHDVEEFVNWHPRDLLFVPLYGPRGRLVGTLSVDDPFDGRRPTKRSLRVVELFANIAAATVASHRLYLEREAARRYLTNLVDNSADIIVATDAQGRIVVFNHAAERILGYEADEIIGQPADKLYSRVEDYRKIIRALKEEGSISGLRTVAQSKDGEEIPISLSANVLLDDEGALIGTEGVSKDLREHLAMERKLIAAEKQKTLAQTAVGVSHEINNPLESVLSACSLALENLEGDDFDPELLEDKLDIALQSARRISELVQDFNKLAYGSGYRVREVAGEVTMVDFAGSRERKEPAGEYCPVPHKPRVLIADDEPNIRQLLGEYLTGEGFYVETAADGQEVVEMAAQDPPFDVVVSDIMMPKKTGYEVYAEVTEKHPETRVILMTGFGYDPTHSLLKARQDGLKAVLFKPFEPRVVRDKILEVLGASGESAAEDPPPGAKRS, encoded by the coding sequence GTGCGTTACGAAGAGTTGCGCGAGACTCTGCAGGAACTGCTGGTCGACGATCGGGCGCTGCGTCGCCAGGTGTTAGCGACGATCACCAAGCTCAAGTCGCGTCTGAACAAGTACCAGGACGCGGCGGCGCGTTTGCGCACCCTGCTCAAGATGAGCGCCCGTCTGCAGGCCACGGAGAACCTGTCCGATGAGCTGAATCTGATTTGCCAGGTGATTATCGACATCCGGGCTTACCGGCGGGCGGTGATCACCCTTCTCGACGACGATCTCGAGGTGCTGGGCTATGGCTGGGCCGGACTCTCGCACACCGAGGTCTCCAAGCTCAAGAGCGCCGATCCCCTGCGCCCGGAGGAACGGCGGCGCATCTTCGACGAGCGCTTCCGCATCCGCAATTCATACTTCATCCCCTACCCGGAATCCGAACAGATCTTCGAGCGCGAGGTGGGCGTCGAGAGTCATCATGATGTCGAGGAGTTCGTCAACTGGCATCCCCGGGACCTGCTGTTCGTCCCCCTCTATGGACCCCGTGGCCGGCTGGTGGGCACCCTGTCCGTCGACGATCCCTTCGACGGTCGTCGGCCGACCAAGCGCTCGCTGCGCGTCGTCGAGCTGTTCGCCAACATCGCCGCCGCCACCGTGGCCAGCCACCGCCTCTACCTGGAGCGCGAGGCCGCCCGGCGCTACCTGACCAACCTGGTCGACAACTCCGCCGACATCATCGTGGCCACCGACGCCCAGGGCCGAATCGTGGTTTTCAACCATGCCGCCGAGCGCATCCTGGGCTACGAGGCCGACGAGATCATCGGCCAACCGGCCGACAAGCTTTACTCCCGCGTAGAGGATTACCGCAAGATCATCCGGGCCCTCAAGGAGGAGGGCTCGATCTCGGGCCTGCGGACCGTGGCTCAGTCCAAGGACGGCGAGGAGATCCCCATCTCCCTCTCGGCCAACGTTCTTCTCGACGACGAGGGCGCGCTGATCGGCACCGAGGGCGTCTCCAAGGACCTGCGCGAGCATCTGGCGATGGAGCGCAAGCTGATCGCCGCCGAGAAACAGAAGACCCTGGCCCAGACCGCCGTCGGCGTCAGCCACGAGATCAACAACCCCCTGGAGAGCGTGCTGTCGGCCTGTTCCCTGGCCCTGGAGAACCTGGAGGGCGACGATTTCGACCCTGAACTGCTCGAGGACAAACTGGACATCGCCCTGCAATCCGCCCGGCGGATTTCCGAGCTGGTCCAGGACTTCAACAAGCTGGCCTACGGCAGCGGCTACCGGGTGCGCGAGGTCGCCGGCGAGGTCACCATGGTCGATTTCGCCGGCAGCCGGGAGCGCAAGGAGCCGGCGGGGGAGTACTGCCCCGTGCCGCACAAGCCGCGGGTGTTGATCGCCGACGACGAACCCAACATCCGTCAACTCCTCGGCGAGTATCTGACCGGCGAGGGCTTCTACGTCGAGACCGCCGCCGACGGGCAGGAGGTCGTCGAGATGGCCGCCCAGGACCCGCCCTTCGACGTCGTCGTCTCCGACATCATGATGCCCAAGAAGACGGGCTACGAGGTCTACGCCGAGGTCACCGAGAAGCATCCCGAAACCCGAGTGATCCTGATGACGGGCTTTGGCTACGATCCGACCCATTCCCTGCTCAAGGCGCGCCAGGACGGACTCAAGGCCGTGCTGTTCAAGCCCTTCGAACCCCGGGTCGTCCGGGACAAGATCCTCGAAGTCCTCGGCGCCTCCGGGGAGAGCGCGGCTGAGGATCCGCCGCCGGGAGCAAAACGGTCATAA